The sequence ATCTCGCCCATACCCACCTGGGCTTCATTGAAACCAATTATCTCTTTTAAAAATTCGTCTTCACTTTCATGGATTTTTAAGGTGTTTGTAACTTCTTCCAATACTGCCCGGGCCATTAAACGCGCATTATCATGGTTTATTTCTTTATATTCCATTATTCTATCTGCAAGTATTGATTCAACTACATCATGATTATTTTTCTGGATTTTATCCCGAGCAAAGCCTTCAATGTCCATTTAATCACCTTAAATTTGAATATGTGTAATTAATCTAAAAGTTTTACAAAGTTTTTCAAAATCTTCAATCCCACTTCACCACTTTTTTCTGGATGGAATTGGGTGGCAAAAATATTATCTTTCCATAAAACAGCAGGCACATCCATCCCATATTGTGTTGTGGCTGCCACCACATCCTCATCATCCGGACGGGCATAGTAAGAATGGACGAAGTACATGTATTCCTGATCAACCCCATCTAAAATAGGGCATTCATTTTTCAGTTCAAGTTTATTCCAGCCCATGTGTGGAATTTTTAATCCTGGAGGTAAACGGATAATATTTCCCTGAATAATATCAAGACCATTGACACCGGGGCTTTCCTCACTTTTTGATAAAAGAAGTTGTAATCCTAAACAAACCCCTAAAAAAGGTTTTTCTTGTTGAAGGAATTTAGAAATGCTGGTCCGGTATTTTTCCAGGTGGTTCATAGCACTCCCAAATGCCCCTACTCCCGGTAAAACCAGTGCATCCGCATCTTCAATTACTGCAGGATCATTGGTGACTTCTGCAGGAATACCTATTTTTAAAAATCCATTGCAGATACTTTTTAAATTCCCACTCCCATAATTTATTATAGTTATCATGAAATTGCCCCTAAATTTATCGAGTGTAATAATCATTTATACGGACAGTATCTTGTAGGTGAGGAGTTGAAACTTCATGTAAAATGGTATTTTCCATGGCAACAATGGAATGCGGTTCTTCTGGTTCAATACGCACAGTATCATTTTTACCAAAGTATTCTTTCCGGTTTTCAAATTCAATGTATCCTGCACCACTTACAATGTACATGGTCTCGTCTTTCTTTTCATGATAATGGAAAGAGGTTTGATATCCTTCTTTTATGAATAATTCTTTAGTAAGATATTTTTCGGTATTTATAAGAACTTTTTCATATCCCCAAGGTTTATCTTCCCTGTTTCTGTATTCTTTTCGTATTTCTTCCAGTTCTTTGGAGGTATCGATGGCCATCCAGAAGAGACCATCTTCTTTATAGTATCCAAGTTTATTTTCTTTAGCAAGCATGGGGAAAACTGTTTTTTCAATGTCTCCAACATCGAAATCTCCAAAATCAATTGGTCCTTTTGAAAAATAGACCCCTGCATTAATATAATAATCAAGTATAGGTTTTTCCTTAAATGCCACCAAACGGTCGCCATTAACCTCCACAATACCATATGGAGACTGCATCTTGGTTATGAATATAGAGAAGGGGTAATCTGAACTTTCACCCAGGTTGATCATTTTTTTCATATTCAAATCTGCAACAACATCCCCATTTCTAATTACGCATTGCTTGTTGTTATCTATGGCATCCATGCCCAGCTTAATAGCATTTAATGTACCTAAAGGTTCTTTTTCTTCAACATACTCAATTTTAACCCCTTTATATTCATCACCATACCTTTCCTGTATTTTATCACTTAAAAAGCCAGTCAAAAGATATGCCTTTCCAACACCTGCGTTTTTAAAATCAAATAATTGCTTATCCAGAATTGTATACCCCTTTTTCATTTCAATTAATGGTTTAGGAACTTTTTCAGTAAGCGGCCTTAATCTCTTCCCGAAGCCCCCACAAAGAATCATACCCACTGTTTTACTCATTTTATCACCAGTTTTAAATAATTTTTAAGTATTACTATTATAATCTATATTTAATATTACATTAATTATTAATCTTTATTTGCATATATGAATATTGATAAATAATTTTTACTATCTTATTTAAAAAATAATAAAATATTGTCCTAATTCTCCAGATTTACTGTATTTCGTATGGTCTCTCCAAAATCAGACATAACTATTTTCTCAGTTCCCAGTGTTTTAGCATGTGCATCCAGTTCTGCAACCACGTGAGAATAACCTAACTTTCTCAATGGTTCAACAATTCTAGGACCATCAGTTACAGCCACTGATTCCAAATTAAGTTCTTCAATGGGTAAAGCATGGGGCACACCGGCCACAACTAAAAAATCAATTTTTTCTTCTTTTAATAGTTCCACAGCGGTTTCAGCAGTAACTGGATATTCATCCAAACCACCAGTAATATAATCAATTTGGATTCCTTCTTTTTCAAGTTCTTTCTTGATATTACCTGCATGCTGCCTTATCCGGGGAAGTCCAATATTATCATCCAGATTGGCAATTATCAAAGGAGTGTTATCTGGATTAATAGAATTATAAGGAATTTTTAATACATCTGCAAATAGGTAAGAAGTTTCTTTTTTCGCATTTAGTACCATAGCCACTTTTTTACCAGATTTTAAAGCATTTATTAATTTTAAGGCGATTTCATTTTTATCGTCTCCAAATGAAGGAGCTATATATTCACCTTGAGCCATACCCCTGGTTTTTTCAATTTCTGTTGCCATCCGCAGCATTTTAATCTGTCTTTCTGCTTCTTCAGATGGAATAATACCTTCTTTTACTGCTGCTTCCAGAACAATGATTGCGCCTTCTGTATTATCCCCTTCACCAAAACCCCCATGTGATTCCACCGGCAGTACAGTAGCAGGAATGTCGGCCTGCAATATTGCCTCTTTAAGGTCTTCTCCTATTATCATACTAGCACATGTTCCTACAATTCCAATTAATTTTGGCGAAAACATTTCATTTGCTTTTTTAAGAGTTTCTGCTAATTTTTCACCAGCTCCAAATATGAAATCATTTTCAGACATAGCTGTGGTAAGTACTCTCACCCCATCACTTTCCAATAGTCTTCCTGTACGAAAACAACACCCATGAGGGCCATGAAGAATTACAACGTCAGCATTAAGATCTCTTAGAGTATAAAGGGAAGCAGCGATAGGACTGGGTCTTGGATGCAAATATTTCACCTCATAAAATAATACTTCAATAATTTATTAACTTTAGTCATAAATCCAGATTAATCATCTTAATACATTAATTAGAAATATAATCAATATAAATTTATCAATAGTATTACATCCATATAAAACCAAAAAATTAGGATAACATGAAAATAGAAAACTTAATTCAGGGGTACTTTCTAGAGCGCCCCAACCGGTTTACGGTCAGATTCCTTTACCATGACACCAAAGAGGATTTAGCCCATCTTAAAGATCCCGGACGTTTAAAAGAACTTCTACAACCCAATGTTAAATTACTCTTAAGGAAAGTTCCTGAAAATCCAAAAAGGAAAACTAATTTTGATGTTATTGCAGTATTCAAGGACAATATGTGGGTCCTGATTAACTCTGGATTCCATAGTGATTTAGCTGCAAATTTAATAGAATCAACATTGGTTGATGAATTCAAAGATTATTCTATTGAAAAAAGAGAATATACGTTTGGTAAAAGCCGTTTAGATTTTTTATTAACCTCAAAAAATCGTTACATGTTGGTGGAAGTGAAAGGATGTACTCTGGTAAAAAACCATCACGCCCTATTCCCTGATGCCCCAACTGCCAGAGGTAAAAGGCACTTAGAAGAGTTGATAGAGGGTAAAAAGCAAGGTTTTGATTCAACCGTCCTTTTTTTAATTATGAAAGAAGATGCAAGTTATTTTTCACCTAACTACACCACTGATCCTGATTTTTCAAAAACCTTGAAACAATCCTATGAAAATGGAGTTAATATAGTGCCTTACGTATTTAAAACCAGTTTAAAAAATAATTCGCTGAATATACA comes from Methanobacterium alcaliphilum and encodes:
- the hisH gene encoding imidazole glycerol phosphate synthase subunit HisH: MITIINYGSGNLKSICNGFLKIGIPAEVTNDPAVIEDADALVLPGVGAFGSAMNHLEKYRTSISKFLQQEKPFLGVCLGLQLLLSKSEESPGVNGLDIIQGNIIRLPPGLKIPHMGWNKLELKNECPILDGVDQEYMYFVHSYYARPDDEDVVAATTQYGMDVPAVLWKDNIFATQFHPEKSGEVGLKILKNFVKLLD
- a CDS encoding sugar phosphate nucleotidyltransferase; the protein is MSKTVGMILCGGFGKRLRPLTEKVPKPLIEMKKGYTILDKQLFDFKNAGVGKAYLLTGFLSDKIQERYGDEYKGVKIEYVEEKEPLGTLNAIKLGMDAIDNNKQCVIRNGDVVADLNMKKMINLGESSDYPFSIFITKMQSPYGIVEVNGDRLVAFKEKPILDYYINAGVYFSKGPIDFGDFDVGDIEKTVFPMLAKENKLGYYKEDGLFWMAIDTSKELEEIRKEYRNREDKPWGYEKVLINTEKYLTKELFIKEGYQTSFHYHEKKDETMYIVSGAGYIEFENRKEYFGKNDTVRIEPEEPHSIVAMENTILHEVSTPHLQDTVRINDYYTR
- the cfbD gene encoding Ni-sirohydrochlorin a,c-diamide reductive cyclase catalytic subunit, with protein sequence MHPRPSPIAASLYTLRDLNADVVILHGPHGCCFRTGRLLESDGVRVLTTAMSENDFIFGAGEKLAETLKKANEMFSPKLIGIVGTCASMIIGEDLKEAILQADIPATVLPVESHGGFGEGDNTEGAIIVLEAAVKEGIIPSEEAERQIKMLRMATEIEKTRGMAQGEYIAPSFGDDKNEIALKLINALKSGKKVAMVLNAKKETSYLFADVLKIPYNSINPDNTPLIIANLDDNIGLPRIRQHAGNIKKELEKEGIQIDYITGGLDEYPVTAETAVELLKEEKIDFLVVAGVPHALPIEELNLESVAVTDGPRIVEPLRKLGYSHVVAELDAHAKTLGTEKIVMSDFGETIRNTVNLEN
- the sfsA gene encoding DNA/RNA nuclease SfsA, with translation MKIENLIQGYFLERPNRFTVRFLYHDTKEDLAHLKDPGRLKELLQPNVKLLLRKVPENPKRKTNFDVIAVFKDNMWVLINSGFHSDLAANLIESTLVDEFKDYSIEKREYTFGKSRLDFLLTSKNRYMLVEVKGCTLVKNHHALFPDAPTARGKRHLEELIEGKKQGFDSTVLFLIMKEDASYFSPNYTTDPDFSKTLKQSYENGVNIVPYVFKTSLKNNSLNIQPLKRLKIEFK